DNA sequence from the Pedobacter sp. W3I1 genome:
CTCCCGGTAATCCATGCAATATGGTTGGCTTTGGTATCTAATCTTTTTTGGGCATCCTTTTGGTCTATGCCATCTAAAGCCCTTAATAAAAAATCTGTTTGCATTTCGTAAAGCACAATAAAGCCATACATTCTGCTACTCGTTGGTGTGGTTTTCATATCGGTTGTTGATTAGGTAATTAACTTGAATAAAGTTAGGTGTTAATTTAGCTGAACACCGTTGCCGTAAAAGTCAATCTTAAGGGGCATTTCAGACAATTTTTATATATTTACGATACCTTAATTTTTAACCAAATGATACAAGTAGGTGTTTTACTTCCCCAAAACTTTAGATTATTAAGCATAGCAGCTATTTTAGACGTATTTGATACTGTTAATGGTTTTTACAGAAAAGATGAGCTTGAAGCGCCATTTAACATTAGTTTAATAACCCTTGACGATAAAAATTATAATTTTAGCACACATCCCTATGTGCCCTTACAAGAAGCCGGGCAGTTTGGACTGATTTTAGTTCCATCATTTGCAACCAATGATATTAAAGATTGCATCGGAGCCAACAGCGGCTACATCCCATGGTTAAACAAACAGCATGCAGCAGGAGCAGAAATTGCTACCTTTTGTACCGGTGCATTTTTACTTGCCGCATCCGGACTGTTGGATGGTAAAGCGGCTACCACACATGTTGATGCCTGTTCTGCTTTTTCTTCTGCATTCCCATTGGTTCATTTAAAGGCTGATAAAACGGTAACCCAAGACGGCAAATTGTTTACAAGTGGTGGGGCAACCTCTACTTTTCATTTATTGTTGCATCTTTTACAGCTTCA
Encoded proteins:
- a CDS encoding GlxA family transcriptional regulator, producing MIQVGVLLPQNFRLLSIAAILDVFDTVNGFYRKDELEAPFNISLITLDDKNYNFSTHPYVPLQEAGQFGLILVPSFATNDIKDCIGANSGYIPWLNKQHAAGAEIATFCTGAFLLAASGLLDGKAATTHVDACSAFSSAFPLVHLKADKTVTQDGKLFTSGGATSTFHLLLHLLQLHCGKNMAVKVAKIFAIDMDRVNQSYFSTFQPIRHHNDDIVASAQEKIENNYHDVATIEEMIKDIPSSRRNIVRRFKQVIGITPIEYLQQTRIEAAKKLLEQTAQQMTEVIYNSGYNDPKAFRKVFRKSVGMTPTQYRDKFQAR